One Trichomycterus rosablanca isolate fTriRos1 chromosome 12, fTriRos1.hap1, whole genome shotgun sequence DNA window includes the following coding sequences:
- the LOC134324161 gene encoding ASNSD1 upstream open reading frame protein-like, whose protein sequence is MSTRNSAAEELAEEERSAKEELNQKIKEQKVVVDELSNLKKNRKVFVQQPNSNIFFLADKGETLSACKKDLDRMKKDYQDI, encoded by the exons ATGTCGACCAGAAACTCTGCTGCAGAAGAACTTGCTGAAGAAGAGCGTTCAGCTAAAGAGGAACTGAATCAGAAG ATCAAGGAACAGAAGGTTGTGGTTGATGAGCTGTCAAATCTGAAGAAAAACAGG AAAGTCTTCGTTCAGCAGCCTAACAGCAACATTTTCTTCCTTGCTGATAAAGGGGAGACCCTGAGCGCctgtaaaa AGGACCTGGACAGAATGAAGAAAGATTACCAAGATATATAG
- the zgc:136439 gene encoding glucose-1-phosphate thymidylyltransferase — translation MMKAIILAAGYGTRLQKDLEKDTSGKYKHLNGVSKALLPVGNCALISHWIKALNTSASVHEVYVITNAVYYEAFQRWAQKFPNVRVLSDGTRTNEGRLGAVACLQLTVKHFAVDDDVIVIGGDTLFGEDFSLRAFTEHFAELQKTEPDSNLVLSYQCRDEETSKYGILEVDADLRVTRMKEKPQPTETHARNACPCFYLYSRATLPLLETFLRENEMRPIEEKDAPGTFLSWLILRRPVHIQRISGRFDVGNLPSYVECDRYFQEQLQHPELYLI, via the exons ATGATGAAAGCGATTATTTTGGCTGCGGGATATGGGACGAGGCTACAGAAGGACTTAGAGAAGGACACCAGTGGGAAGTATAAACATCTAAATGGTGTTTCTAAAGCTCTGCTGCCAGTGGGGAACTGTGCCCTCATTTCTCACTGGATCAAAGCTCTCAACACATCTGCATCTGTGCATGAAGTTTATGTGATT ACCAATGCAGTTTACTATGAAGCGTTCCAGCGCTGGGCCCAGAAGTTCCCCAACGTTCGAGTTCTCAGTGATGGGACGAGAACTAATGAG GGACGACTTGGTGCGGTCGCTTGTCTTCAGCTGACCGTCAAGCACTTTGCAGTGGACGATGATGTCATAGTGATCGGAGG CGACACTCTGTTCGGAGAGGACTTCAGTCTCCGGGCGTTTACAGAGCACTTCGCTGAGCTGCAGAAGACGGAGCCGGACAGCAATCTGGTCCTGTCGTATCAGTGCAGGGATGAAG AAACATCAAAGTACGGCATTCTGGAGGTGGACGCAGATCTTCGGGTGACGCGTATGAAGGAAAAACCTCAGCCAACCGAGACACATGCACGCAACGCC TGTCCGTGTTTCTACTTGTATTCGAGAGCGACGCTTCCCCTCTTGGAGACCTTCCTACGTGAAAATGAG ATGAGGCCAATTGAAGAGAAAGACGCACCAGGAACCTTCCTGTCATGGCTCATATTACG GAGACCCGTACACATCCAGAGGATATCGGGACGTTTCGATGTGGGAAATCTTCCTTCTTATGTAGAATGCGACCGATACTTCCAAGAGCAGCTTCAACATCCAGAGCTTTATTTAATATAG
- the asnsd1 gene encoding asparagine synthetase domain-containing protein 1 has product MCGICFVLHLTGSEFTLPNHVYERLRNRGPDTSHDIIETSCNPDYRCLFSGHVLHMRGDLTPQPLQDAAGNLLLWNGEVFGGLSVGEDENDTEVLLRCLSGCESPSAVLELLSRVQGPWAVIYYQKAEQCVWFGRDFFGRRSLLWSWGSDSRFLSLASASCPSPDSRTPCCQEVPAVGVYRLNLGSCSRRTGLRVELYPWVRGGAEMPSDCVPEGLHRSVCVTLNDRGLALTSPIPPMNTSTIEQPINDDEHETPSQTGLDFLKTLLQTSERRETVRRLVDVLSEAVRRRVRSLPCVTDVSEDEAQIAVLFSGGIDSMILAVLADLHVPADRPIDLLNVAFKLQEPKIIQWNKKKGQNDTSDGSSTDRFDVPDRITGRAGLQELKDLNPARRWNFVEINVTQDELKGMRARHVRHLVHPLDTVLDDSIGCAVWFAARGTGFVSAGTEQTPYCSTAKVVLTGIGADEQLAGYSRHRVRFKTAGLQGVADELAMELGRISSRNLGRDDRIIGDHGKEARFPYLDEGVVSFLNQLPVWEKADLSLPRGVGEKLLLRLAAVELGLGPSALLPKRAMQFGSRIAKLENSREKASEKCSRLLES; this is encoded by the exons atgtgTGGGATCTGCTTTGTGCTACATCTGACTGGTTCTGAGTTCACGCTTCCGAATCATGTTTACGAAAGACTCCGTAACCGAGGCCCTGATACAAGCCATGATATTATTGAAACGTCCTGCAATCCGGATTACCGCTGCCTTTTCTCGGGTCACGTCCTCCATATGAGGGGGGATTTGACCCCCCAGCCTTTGCAGGACGCCGCCGGGAATCTTCTCCTCTGGAACGGCGAGGTTTTCGGCGGTCTGTCTGTCGGAGAGGATGAAAACGATACCGAAGTACTTCTCCGCTGCTTATCTGGGTGTGAAAGCCCATCAGCCGTGTTAGAGCTTCTGTCTCGGGTGCAGGGTCCGTGGGCTGTGATTTATTACCAGAAAGCCGAGCAGTGCGTCTGGTTCGGGAGGGATTTCTTCGGGAGGAGAAGCCTGCTCTGGAGCTGGGGGTCAGACTCCAGATTTCTGTCGCTCGCCTCGGCGTCCTGCCCCTCGCCGGATTCGCGGACGCCGTGCTGTCAGGAGGTTCCGGCGGTCGGCGTGTACAGGCTGAATTTGGGCTCCTGCTCACGGCGGACGGGTTTGCGGGTCGAGCTCTATCCGTGGGTCCGGGGCGGAGCCGAAATGCCGAGCGACTGTGTCCCGGAAGGTCTGCACAGGTCCGTGTGTGTAACACTGAACGATCGTGGACTCGCGTTGACGTCTCCAATTCCCCCGATGAACACGTCAACAATAGAACAGCCAATTAATGATGACGAACATGAGACGCCTTCGCAAACTGGacttgattttttaaaaacgcTCCTACAAACTTCAGAGAGAAGAGAAACCGTCCGCCGTCTCGTAGACGTGCTCAGCGAGGCCGTACGGAGGCGAGTGCGCTCTCTACCCTGCGTAACCGACGTCTCCGAAGACGAGGCTCAGATTGCCGTGCTTTTCTCCGGAGGAATCGACTCCATGATTCTGGCCGTCCTTGCAGATCTGCACGTCCCCGCAGACCGACCGATCGACCTCCTGAACGTGGCGTTTAAGCTTCAGGAACCAAAAATAATTCAGTGGAACAAGAAGAAAGGCCAGAACGACACCTCTGATGGTTCTAGCACGGACCGCTTCGACGTACCGGACAGAATCACCGGACGGGCCGGTCTGCAGGAGCTCAAGGATCTCAATCCTGCACGGAGATGGAACTTCGTCGAGATCAACGTTACTCAAGACGAGCTAAAGGGAATGCGCGCCAGGCACGTGCGGCACCTGGTGCACCCTCTAGACACGGTTCTGGACGACAGCATCGGGTGTGCGGTGTGGTTCGCGGCCCGAGGAACTGGCTTCGTCTCAGCCGGTACAGAACAGACGCCGTATTGTTCCACAGCGAAG GTTGTTCTGACTGGCATCGGGGCGGACGAGCAGCTGGCGGGTTACTCCAGACACCGCGTGCGCTTTAAAACCGCCGGTCTGCAGGGCGTGGCCGACGAGCTGGCGATGGAGCTGGGTCGGATCTCCTCCAGGAACCTCGGCCGAGACGATCGCATCATAGGAGATCACGGTAAAGAGGCGAG GTTTCCGTACCTGGACGAGGGCGTGGTGAGTTTCCTGAACCAGCTGCCGGTTTGGGAGAAGGCAGATCTCTCTCTGCCCAGAGGAGTCGGAGAGAAGCTCCTGTTGAGGCTGGCGGCTGTAGAACTGGGACTCGGACCTTCTGCCCTGCTCCCCAAGAGAGCCATGCAGTTCGGCTCTCGGATCGCCAAACTGGAGAACAGCCGCGAGAAGGCTTCGGAGAAATGCAGCAGACTGCTCGAGAGTTAA